The following proteins are encoded in a genomic region of bacterium:
- a CDS encoding type II toxin-antitoxin system RelE/ParE family toxin: MAIVSFKNKETEEIAHGKKTKRTVKLLPTELHYVAYKKLIFLDNIKTLESLRAWPGLRLEKLSGTRKEQYSIRINDKYRICFNFNNGEVLNVEIIDYH; the protein is encoded by the coding sequence ATGGCGATTGTCTCGTTTAAAAACAAGGAAACGGAAGAAATTGCACATGGCAAGAAAACTAAGCGCACAGTTAAGTTGCTTCCGACAGAGCTCCACTATGTTGCCTATAAGAAGCTTATCTTTCTAGATAATATTAAAACGTTAGAAAGCTTACGTGCCTGGCCCGGACTTCGCCTTGAAAAGTTATCTGGGACAAGGAAGGAGCAATACAGCATTCGGATTAATGACAAGTATCGAATTTGCTTTAATTTTAATAACGGTGAAGTTTTAAATGTTGAGATTATAGATTATCACTAG
- a CDS encoding CpaF family protein, whose protein sequence is MALLKQLQKSQKKFDSAERDVFAEVDETGRFEALAEHFQKNEIEPEAEVNTAQSKIRLTSGLPELTSEHQASSLRSGTASQHKRETNTAKVVRRHNPAGQPRARASNLEEGMPWWLTEVKKPNPQIELLVPQARKMLNEIIPSDGNISIDLKTAVQHSVELASELMRGEVRITDRDIEQAAKELYSLVAGKGPLQALYDDPWITDIFIDNHKSIKVIRRGQALETPFYFRSKEEYKAFIAGMLQSVGRALNMSSPIIDCVLDDEHRSRINAVDASLIDGDEPRVCIRVPRLQHVAFYDIIRSKTLPPTLAAWLTELVGTGEVNILVVGPTGAGKTVMTTALLSCVNSDERIITIEDVPEIFVPTAHLEKLVSRPANSQGEGEIKMPQLLRAALRRAPHRIVVGEIRDEEGRLFLRALETGHAGSIATIHAESARDSLWRLLDVVAAYESAPQESIMRRIARSVHIVITMKKIDGRACLVDVSEVRTPVEGEFIVQPLVEFEREEDGKRQWRLKTNHSYWIDRLREKGINLSAGPYLLQPDHGEE, encoded by the coding sequence ATGGCGCTTTTAAAGCAATTACAAAAATCGCAGAAAAAATTCGACTCAGCTGAGCGCGATGTGTTTGCTGAGGTTGATGAAACTGGTCGATTCGAGGCTTTGGCCGAGCATTTCCAGAAAAACGAAATAGAGCCTGAGGCTGAAGTAAATACTGCACAAAGTAAAATTAGACTTACCTCTGGATTGCCTGAACTAACATCAGAGCATCAAGCCAGTAGCTTACGTAGCGGCACTGCAAGTCAGCACAAGCGTGAGACCAATACAGCTAAAGTTGTGCGCCGTCATAATCCAGCCGGTCAACCCCGTGCACGGGCAAGTAACCTTGAAGAGGGGATGCCGTGGTGGCTTACCGAAGTAAAAAAACCTAACCCGCAGATTGAGCTTTTAGTTCCGCAAGCACGCAAAATGCTCAATGAGATTATCCCTAGCGACGGCAATATCTCGATTGATTTAAAAACCGCAGTACAACACTCTGTCGAACTAGCATCAGAACTAATGCGCGGTGAGGTGCGCATCACTGACCGTGATATTGAACAAGCTGCCAAGGAGCTTTATAGCCTTGTTGCCGGGAAGGGCCCACTCCAAGCGCTCTATGACGACCCCTGGATTACCGATATTTTTATCGATAATCATAAAAGCATTAAAGTAATTCGTCGTGGTCAGGCGCTTGAAACCCCATTCTATTTCCGCAGCAAAGAAGAATATAAGGCGTTTATTGCGGGAATGCTCCAATCTGTTGGGCGCGCACTGAACATGAGTTCGCCAATTATTGACTGTGTGCTCGATGATGAGCATCGCAGTCGTATTAACGCCGTGGATGCTTCGCTGATTGATGGAGATGAGCCGCGAGTCTGTATTCGCGTTCCGCGACTACAGCATGTGGCATTTTATGACATTATTCGTTCGAAAACTTTACCCCCTACATTAGCTGCATGGCTGACAGAGCTTGTCGGAACGGGTGAAGTTAATATTCTAGTAGTTGGTCCAACAGGCGCTGGTAAAACTGTCATGACCACGGCGCTGCTAAGTTGCGTGAATTCAGATGAGCGCATTATTACGATTGAAGACGTGCCTGAAATTTTTGTGCCAACTGCGCATCTAGAAAAATTAGTTTCGCGCCCAGCAAATTCGCAGGGCGAGGGCGAAATAAAAATGCCCCAACTGCTACGCGCCGCATTGCGTCGTGCCCCGCATCGTATCGTCGTTGGAGAAATTCGAGATGAAGAGGGGAGACTATTTTTACGTGCCTTGGAGACTGGACATGCCGGTTCGATTGCAACAATTCATGCTGAGTCAGCACGGGATAGTTTGTGGCGCTTACTGGATGTGGTTGCAGCCTATGAATCTGCTCCGCAAGAAAGTATTATGCGACGTATCGCACGTTCTGTGCATATCGTGATTACGATGAAGAAGATTGATGGTCGGGCGTGCCTGGTTGATGTCTCTGAAGTGCGAACTCCAGTTGAAGGTGAGTTTATCGTGCAGCCACTAGTTGAGTTTGAACGCGAAGAAGACGGGAAACGTCAATGGCGCTTAAAGACTAATCATTCATACTGGATCGATCGACTACGCGAAAAAGGCATTAATCTTTCTGCTGGTCCATACTTGCTGCAACCCGATCACGGGGAAGAGTAG
- a CDS encoding HigA family addiction module antidote protein yields the protein MLPNTIHPGEFLQTILEERSISQSRLAAHIGVEPGVINLICNGKRGISAVMAKKLARALGTDSELWMNLQISYDLTNADDPEFGKLRA from the coding sequence ATGCTACCAAATACAATACACCCAGGTGAATTCTTACAAACAATTCTCGAAGAGCGTAGCATTTCGCAATCGCGCCTAGCCGCACACATTGGAGTTGAGCCCGGTGTGATTAACCTTATTTGCAATGGTAAACGCGGCATTTCTGCGGTCATGGCAAAAAAGCTTGCAAGAGCACTTGGCACAGACTCAGAGTTATGGATGAATTTGCAAATCTCTTATGATTTAACTAATGCTGATGACCCAGAGTTTGGCAAGCTTAGAGCCTAA
- a CDS encoding AAA family ATPase, whose amino-acid sequence MRILVVDKDEASRALLMSRVEEAIRQVGLKRVDLALGDYSLFSELATTEPCGAIFLGPSLIGEVESAMQLARAGFPSVPLALVLDNEVYAERAVELRRLLPIRLIAIADIPQMAAFLLDSETELNTLPGNKNRGVVAVTQLKGGVGCSTVAAALASCWARHGLSTALVDLDDVNPQLSDWARANTSQRLAVSELLRQGEVSKQRINDLVSPVDGYDGKLVVVPQPELYRESFHFKADVLEHAPSAVNFVKTLISLLREEFDVVVVDVGRSWGVASFAMLPISQHILLVMDDDGMSVRRSIDNLQRLVKESDDAEEFDLSRWSVVLNAVTGKLLTAKDVATELQELELFPETSNLYTMPFSETGRQWGAPGQSYFDLAEPQGRQAVQHIAFSIIPFRQELVIEQPLEKLIKGVQKLTGQTLFGQKLASFVGAPARSSESVKK is encoded by the coding sequence ATGAGAATTCTTGTTGTCGATAAGGATGAGGCTAGTCGCGCGCTTTTAATGTCTCGTGTGGAGGAGGCAATTCGCCAAGTCGGGCTAAAGCGTGTCGATCTCGCGCTTGGTGACTATAGCTTATTCAGTGAACTTGCCACGACCGAACCTTGTGGGGCAATTTTTCTTGGACCGTCTTTAATTGGCGAAGTCGAAAGTGCGATGCAACTTGCCCGCGCGGGCTTCCCCAGCGTTCCCTTGGCGCTTGTTCTCGATAATGAAGTTTATGCTGAGCGTGCCGTAGAGCTACGTAGACTTTTACCAATCCGCCTGATCGCTATTGCCGACATCCCACAAATGGCAGCTTTCCTCCTCGACTCAGAGACAGAATTAAATACTCTACCAGGGAATAAGAACCGCGGCGTTGTTGCAGTCACGCAACTCAAGGGTGGCGTTGGCTGCTCGACAGTTGCTGCCGCTTTAGCTTCTTGCTGGGCTAGACACGGCTTAAGCACCGCATTGGTTGACCTTGATGACGTAAACCCACAGCTTTCTGACTGGGCACGCGCTAACACTTCTCAACGCCTTGCCGTTTCCGAACTGCTACGCCAGGGAGAGGTTTCCAAGCAACGCATCAATGACTTGGTCAGTCCAGTTGATGGTTATGATGGAAAACTAGTCGTTGTTCCGCAACCTGAACTCTATCGCGAGAGCTTCCACTTTAAAGCTGACGTCCTCGAGCATGCGCCCAGTGCAGTAAACTTCGTAAAAACATTAATTAGTTTATTACGGGAGGAGTTCGATGTTGTTGTTGTTGATGTCGGTCGCTCCTGGGGCGTTGCCAGCTTTGCGATGCTACCGATTAGCCAGCACATTCTTTTAGTAATGGATGATGATGGCATGTCAGTGCGGCGAAGTATTGATAACCTTCAGCGTTTGGTTAAAGAGTCTGACGATGCCGAGGAGTTTGATTTAAGTCGTTGGTCAGTTGTGCTTAATGCTGTCACCGGAAAGTTGCTTACAGCTAAGGATGTAGCAACTGAATTACAAGAGTTGGAACTCTTTCCTGAGACTTCAAACTTATACACCATGCCTTTTTCCGAAACAGGCAGACAGTGGGGCGCGCCTGGGCAAAGCTACTTTGATCTAGCTGAGCCACAAGGGCGTCAGGCTGTGCAACATATCGCTTTTAGTATTATCCCGTTTCGTCAAGAGTTGGTGATTGAGCAACCACTAGAGAAGTTGATCAAGGGTGTGCAGAAACTCACCGGTCAAACTTTGTTTGGCCAGAAGCTTGCAAGTTTCGTGGGGGCTCCCGCTAGAAGCAGTGAGTCGGTAAAGAAATGA
- a CDS encoding response regulator transcription factor, protein MAHRVLIVEDSQAQSALIASIVEQAGYKPIVYNDITTGIGQILTRETPDIVLLDLNLVTPQGVQMADGFQVCRQIKRQCPNVPVIIVTSEGEDEACEWAFLQGADAFFQKPFSPTELTKLILEQLSRKSTDS, encoded by the coding sequence ATGGCTCACCGAGTATTAATTGTAGAAGATTCGCAAGCGCAGTCGGCTTTGATCGCAAGTATTGTCGAGCAGGCTGGCTATAAGCCGATTGTTTATAACGATATTACCACAGGGATTGGACAGATTCTTACGCGTGAAACTCCAGATATTGTGTTGCTTGATCTTAATCTAGTCACCCCTCAAGGCGTGCAGATGGCGGATGGGTTTCAAGTTTGCCGTCAAATTAAACGCCAGTGTCCGAATGTGCCGGTGATTATTGTGACTTCAGAAGGTGAAGATGAGGCTTGCGAGTGGGCTTTCCTCCAAGGTGCTGACGCCTTCTTTCAAAAACCCTTTTCTCCGACAGAACTGACAAAGCTTATACTTGAGCAGCTATCTCGTAAGTCAACTGACAGCTAG
- a CDS encoding type II secretion system F family protein, whose protein sequence is MRELDRFKALKIQGLTAAQKTEKQQSQKKTTKDAKRGSYSERLLQAGIYLPSSVYIVGIMLVAIFFGILMGRYIGPLAGLIFIPACLYYFLDVYLVARAEKRRRDAVMQLPGFVDALSASLQTGYNMEKAIDHATVALPQGVFKRELRRVTELLDKGVALDDALIVISNRITGQEIVSLLVTIRLFSDMGGRVLEPFRRLGFKIREQQAVLERAQRDLVGTKQAFFVIFGLSIIVPISLLSTQPDYLQQAFADPRIGLVMQLAIVIQLVCFLLFKHFTTLKV, encoded by the coding sequence ATGCGGGAACTGGATCGCTTCAAAGCATTAAAAATTCAAGGTCTAACGGCTGCGCAGAAAACTGAGAAACAGCAAAGTCAAAAAAAGACGACCAAGGATGCTAAGCGTGGCAGCTACTCTGAAAGGCTGCTGCAAGCCGGAATTTATTTACCGAGTAGCGTTTACATTGTTGGAATAATGCTTGTAGCTATTTTCTTTGGCATTTTGATGGGGCGTTATATTGGGCCACTTGCTGGGCTGATTTTTATCCCTGCCTGCCTCTACTACTTTCTTGATGTTTATTTAGTAGCGCGCGCCGAAAAGCGCCGGCGTGATGCGGTGATGCAACTCCCGGGATTTGTGGATGCGCTCTCTGCCTCTCTGCAAACGGGCTATAACATGGAAAAGGCAATCGATCATGCAACGGTTGCTTTACCTCAGGGTGTTTTTAAGCGTGAACTTCGGCGCGTAACTGAGTTATTAGATAAAGGAGTTGCACTGGATGATGCTTTGATTGTGATCAGTAATCGCATTACTGGCCAAGAAATTGTTTCACTCTTAGTCACAATTCGTTTGTTTTCTGATATGGGCGGACGGGTGCTTGAGCCATTTCGACGTCTGGGATTTAAAATTCGTGAACAGCAAGCCGTGCTGGAGCGCGCACAGCGCGATTTAGTCGGCACCAAGCAAGCTTTTTTTGTAATTTTTGGCTTATCAATCATTGTTCCAATCTCACTGCTCTCAACGCAGCCGGATTACTTGCAGCAGGCATTTGCCGACCCGCGGATTGGGTTAGTGATGCAGCTTGCGATTGTGATCCAACTGGTCTGCTTTTTATTGTTCAAGCACTTCACGACGCTTAAGGTTTAG
- a CDS encoding HAD-IB family phosphatase has translation MITVLIPVLNESERIYEIVNLVKKSPLVKEVIVIDDGSTDETRQLAESAGATVIMSTLLGKGASLEDGVRIAESEIIMFLDGDLQNLDQDIVEKLCTPIINDESDFVKASFSRKSGRVTTLTAKPLLQTFFPELSHISQPLGGIVAGKKSILKRVDFETDYGVDVGLLLDSHYQGAKITQIDIGHIEHDSHDLDVLADMAKQVSRVIIDRASRYGRLHVAQLREVEEIEHHAHAELSVALNKLGEADKLALFDMDGTIIQGRFIKFLADHERKSSELERFLDSTSISDEERTRKIANVLAGTSRETVKKVAKSIPLTNNICETIISLRRIGYRVGIVTDSFYLPAEIIRRRVFADFCVAHILRYRAGVSTGEVTISPLMLHPNGCKAHTFCKSNVLLHIAHKLEIELQSVLYVGDGENDICALKLAGRSIAYNPKSRSVKKSAKRLIYNSMNDVLLYANDEVWEQTYWKSYFSNYHPSKIKGLLEKIRLKSEQN, from the coding sequence ATGATAACAGTTCTTATCCCGGTGCTAAACGAATCTGAGCGTATTTATGAAATCGTCAACCTTGTAAAAAAATCTCCCTTAGTCAAAGAAGTGATTGTGATTGACGATGGCTCTACTGATGAAACTCGACAATTAGCAGAATCCGCTGGAGCTACTGTTATAATGAGCACCCTACTAGGTAAGGGTGCTTCATTAGAGGATGGGGTCCGAATAGCAGAATCTGAGATAATTATGTTTCTCGATGGAGATTTACAGAATTTAGACCAAGATATTGTTGAGAAACTTTGCACGCCAATCATTAATGATGAAAGTGATTTTGTAAAGGCTAGTTTCTCCAGGAAAAGTGGCAGAGTTACGACTCTAACGGCCAAACCATTACTGCAAACTTTCTTTCCTGAACTTTCACATATCAGCCAACCCTTGGGGGGTATTGTCGCAGGGAAGAAAAGTATTTTAAAGCGAGTTGATTTCGAAACTGATTACGGTGTTGACGTTGGGCTGCTTTTGGATTCGCATTACCAAGGTGCAAAAATAACTCAAATTGATATCGGCCATATCGAACATGACAGCCATGATCTGGATGTCTTGGCGGACATGGCAAAGCAGGTATCTAGAGTAATAATTGACCGTGCCTCAAGATACGGCCGTCTTCATGTAGCGCAATTAAGAGAAGTGGAGGAAATTGAGCACCACGCGCATGCAGAATTATCTGTAGCTTTAAACAAGCTTGGAGAAGCAGACAAACTTGCGCTCTTCGATATGGATGGGACGATTATTCAAGGCCGCTTCATAAAATTTCTTGCAGATCATGAGAGGAAATCAAGTGAATTAGAAAGGTTCTTAGATAGCACCTCTATCAGCGATGAGGAAAGAACCAGAAAAATTGCAAACGTATTGGCGGGTACATCTCGCGAAACTGTCAAAAAAGTGGCTAAATCAATCCCGCTGACCAACAACATTTGTGAAACAATAATTTCTTTGAGGCGAATAGGCTACCGTGTAGGAATTGTGACAGACAGCTTTTATTTACCAGCCGAGATCATTCGCAGAAGAGTGTTTGCTGATTTTTGCGTCGCCCATATATTACGCTACAGAGCTGGAGTATCGACGGGGGAAGTAACGATTTCTCCACTAATGCTTCATCCAAACGGGTGCAAAGCGCATACGTTTTGTAAATCCAATGTCCTACTGCATATCGCCCACAAATTAGAGATAGAACTTCAGTCAGTGTTGTATGTGGGTGACGGAGAAAATGATATTTGTGCCCTAAAATTAGCTGGCCGATCGATAGCGTACAATCCAAAGTCTCGTTCTGTAAAAAAATCAGCAAAGCGCTTGATTTACAACTCCATGAACGATGTGCTGTTATACGCAAATGACGAAGTCTGGGAACAAACTTATTGGAAAAGCTATTTTAGCAATTATCATCCAAGCAAAATCAAGGGCTTGTTAGAAAAGATTAGATTGAAATCTGAGCAAAATTAA
- a CDS encoding type II secretion system F family protein, which translates to MWAILFCAVMLVVWMAHFAEVQQARQRELGRFTAFRSIQRESFDKRLDRWFELLGRRLTGFSAERQEQLHQDREVKRKLKEAGLETLSDQGRFVLIRIACYSLWPVITIFAWINFRTYYANVTTIFSLALLVLIPELWLSRKTHNRKEQIRRELPLVIDLTNLATSAGWDVSSALEKVIDSLSVEFPNHPLIKELRKARWLATSGYTWEEALDRVAKKLDDDTVSRVSEALALALDKGGDRSLQLSGIAQDAQRTYYAALDKRLAAIPVKALIITVVLFLTYFCILLAPAMVNVQGKIL; encoded by the coding sequence ATGTGGGCAATCTTATTTTGTGCAGTAATGCTGGTCGTCTGGATGGCTCACTTTGCTGAAGTGCAGCAGGCGCGTCAGCGCGAGCTAGGGCGTTTTACTGCCTTTCGCAGCATCCAGCGCGAGTCATTCGATAAGCGACTGGATCGTTGGTTTGAACTACTCGGACGTAGGCTGACTGGATTTAGCGCAGAGCGCCAAGAACAGTTACACCAGGACCGTGAAGTTAAACGTAAGCTCAAAGAGGCAGGCTTAGAGACTTTGAGTGATCAGGGGCGCTTTGTTTTAATCCGGATTGCTTGTTATTCACTCTGGCCGGTGATTACGATTTTTGCCTGGATTAATTTCAGAACCTATTATGCAAACGTCACGACAATTTTTAGTTTAGCTTTACTAGTATTAATCCCTGAACTCTGGCTCAGCCGAAAAACGCATAACCGCAAAGAACAAATTCGACGCGAGTTGCCCTTGGTGATTGATTTAACCAATTTAGCAACTTCTGCCGGCTGGGACGTGTCTTCAGCGTTGGAAAAAGTAATCGACTCACTTTCGGTTGAATTTCCGAATCATCCCTTAATTAAGGAGTTGCGTAAGGCACGCTGGCTTGCCACTAGCGGCTATACCTGGGAGGAAGCACTCGACCGTGTGGCGAAAAAACTTGATGATGATACCGTCTCCCGCGTGTCCGAGGCTTTGGCTTTAGCGCTTGATAAGGGCGGAGATCGCTCCTTACAGCTAAGTGGGATTGCGCAAGACGCTCAGCGCACATATTATGCAGCGCTAGATAAGCGCTTAGCGGCAATTCCGGTTAAGGCTTTGATTATTACGGTGGTATTATTTTTAACTTATTTTTGTATTCTACTTGCACCGGCAATGGTTAATGTGCAGGGCAAGATTTTATAG